CAGGGAGCCGCCGGAGCcggagccgccgccgccacccgcctcctccttctcctcctcgtccccctccccctcctcctcctcgaccTCCGCCTTCGCCTCGCCGTCCGGCTCCCCTGCCGTCCAAAGAGCAATGTGGCAAACGGCGAGCGGCCAACGGCGCGGTGCCACTCACCCCATCCTTTGACAAACTTGACCAGGCACGCCACGTAGTCGGCGGCGGCGTTGGCGAAAACCTGCACGTCGTCGGTGCCGACGAAGGCCTCGAAGACGTCGAAAACGGGCGGGCGACGCCCGTCTGCGGAGCGCGCGGAACGTCGTGGCGGGGCCCAAATggccgggcggcggcggcggcctacGTACCGGCACGGTATTCCTTGGCCCCGCCGCGGACGTTCCCCAGGGCGCTGAAGAGCGGTCGCCAGCCCGAGCGGATGGCGGGCGAGCACGCCTCCACCAGTTGGCCGATGGACGTCACCACCTGCGCGATAAAGCGGAGGACGGAGGACGGACGCCGTGTGACTTGAATCCTACCGTTTCAAACTCGTTCTTTTTCAACTTGAATCTGTCCTTCCCTTCCTGGTACCACATTTAGCACTTTCATATCACAAAAGTAGCTCCTTTTTTTGCTCCGGCACTCGGAACGCGACCATTTTTCCCCCCGTCGTACTACCACCGCCGCCGCTTTAAGCGCCGAACGTCACCGCGTGTTATGCTTTTTCCGTCATGGACGGGCGGGCTCTTCCAATTCCAATGTGTCATCGTAGGTGTTTGGAAAGCCGGCGTGGGTGTACCTGGTCCTGAACGTCGTCGTCGCACGCTTCCAGCTGCATGATGTGCTCCAAAGGTCGGAAGAGCGCCTCGTTGTAGCGGAAGCCGGGCGGCTCGCCGGGCCCGTTCAGGACCTCCGTCAGGACGTCGTGGATCAGAGACACGGCCTTGCGCGACACCTGCCGCTCCCCGTGACACGCCGCCTGCGGACGGGGCGAGGGTTAGACGCGGCGGGAAAGGAAAGCGCTCCCGGCTCGGCTCACCGTGGCCCCTTGACCACCGGACTCGTTTGGggcggggaggggaggggaggttCCCTACCTCTACCAGGTGCGGCGCCACCACGCTCCAGGCCCGCATCTTGTGCAGGAGAGGCCGGTCGCCGTCGCGCACGATCCTCAGCGTGGCCTCTCCCAAGCGGAAGAGGTGCGGGTGCCCCGAGGTCAACGCCGCGCCTCCTGCCCGAGCGTCGTCGTTCGCTCTGGCCGGAAAGGGAGTGCCGGGCGCCGTCCGGGCCGGCCCGCGCTCGCTCGGCGGGGGCCTACCGGGCGCGGCCCTACCGGGCGCGGCCGGCCGAAGGTCCTCGCCGTGGTCCACGCAGCCCAAGAGCTGACGGCGGGAGGCTTTGCGCAGCTGCTGCAGGAAGCCCAGCAGTGACGGCAGGTTGCGCTGGAGCGCCGCGTCTTCCAGCAACCTGCACGCCAGACAAAGGCGGAAAACGGCGCCCGATGCCTTAAAAACACCACCGAAGCCCTCCACTTGCTAATCCTAgccccccctccaaaaaaagaaCAGGATGCTTAGCGGGCGCTTTTCCAATCCCACCTGTCGGCCCGCGCGGACAGCGCGCACGCGGCTCGGGCGGCGGCGGGCCCCCTCAAAAGGCTCCCGCCTTCGGGCCGGTCGCGGACGGACGGGGCGGGGTCCGGGGCCCGGCCCTCCGCTCGGGGCTCGCCGTCGCCAAAGTGAGCGTGCTCCAGAGAACTGATGTACTCCGTCACCctgtgaatagggttagggtcgTCTGACGTGGCGGCGGGTCAACGTGGCGGAGGTCTCTCAAACGGCCGTGAGGCGACTCCTCGCCGGCGCCCGGCCCAGCGCTCACCTGAAGACGTGCGTCCAGCACTGGTGGTGGTGAGCGCCCATCTCCGAGCCCACGTCCAAGACGGCCTCCATGCACAAGACGTGCGCCGCGTGCAGGCGCACGCCCGCGGGCGCCGAGGTCCGCTCCGGACGTTGCTTGCCTGAAGGGGCGTGATAGAAAAAAGGCCGCGCTATGAGAACGGAGGGACGTCCCGGGACGTGCCGTTACGTCTAGTCGAGGGGTGACAgcgtgaggggaaaaaaatacattgccgTTATTCCGGGGGTCTTGTATTATCCACCTATCTACGGGAACCCCAAAAGCGAGTCGGGCCGCCCCTTCCTCACCTCGCGCCTCCGGCTCCTCCCTCGCGCAGGAGGCGGCGGCCATCCGCGCCAAGGCCGACGCGCAGTTGCCGGCCACTCCTGAAGGCGGGCGAGATTCAAGGCCGGGGCGTCGGCGGACTCCGAGAGGCGTACCCCGGCGCCGCCTTACCGAGGTCGCGGCTGAGCGCCGCGGCCCTACGGAGCCCGTCCAGGCTCAGGTAGACGGCGTCTCTCTCTCGCCGGCTCGGCGAGctccggccgccgccgccgcccgccgcGGGCGCCGTCAACGGCGCCGACAGAACCTCCGTCAGCTCGCTCCACAAGCCAGTCAGCAGGAAGCGCGAGAAGGCGGCGCCTCGGGGAAAAGAGATTAGAGATTAGATTTACGGCGCCATTCCACGTACGAAGACGAGCTGGCCGGTTTGGCAAATCGCCGGAAGAAGAGCGGCGACACGGCGCGGGCCAATCAAACGTGGCCTCCACGCTGGAAAAGGGGAAGAGGCACCTACCCGCCGCGAccacgtcgtcgtcgtcgtcgtcgtcctcacCGCTCGATCGTCGGGAATTGACCGTGGCCCGAGCGCCACCGCCGCCCGGAGCGTCCGTGTCTGGGAGCAAAAAGGGGCGGCGATAACCGTGGGGGGTTTTGGTTGGCCGAAAAAGGAAAAGGGGAGGGAGCCGTTGGTCCTCGTGTAAGTTGGCCCACTACGGAGATGGCGTCAAATGAAAATGGGGAAATGGAACAAATGTGTACCCATCAGCATGGCCACCAGAGGTGGTGGCGCTGCCGTGGCCTCCCGGTAGCCCGCCTGGCCCAGCAGGTCTCGCTCCAGAAGCTGACGGTGAAGCTCCTCCGTCCACGCCGCGGACACCGAGGCGCCGGCGCTCTGGATCCCGCGCGCAAACTCCTCCTGCCGCGCAAAAGGAAGTGGGACCCGGCCGGGGCCGGCACCGCCACCACGGCACACCCCCGTGACGTGGCCCACCGGCGTGACGTGGCCCGGACCGACAAGTTCAATGCGCTGGGCTCACCGGGCCCAGGGCCGGAGGTAGCACCCCCCGCCGGTAGAAGTCGCAGTCGCGCAGTTTGAGGTTGAGCAGCAGCGCGGAGAAGGTCAAAAGGTAGACGGCCTCGGCGTCGGCCGGGCGGCCGGGCCCGAACGGCGCCTCCCCGACCCCTGTGCGGGACGGCGCCGAGAGTCAGCTCGTCTGACACTTTGCTCTTCTGCGTCCGTGCGCCCTTTTGAGCGGATTGCCGTGAGCATTCCAACTTTGCGGAGGCGGGCTGACCGGAACAGAAGGCGTGCGCAAAGTCCAGGAGGTGGCGGTCCACttgcgcggcggcggcggcgtccggGGCCAGCAGCCGCGGCAGCAGCGCCGCCAGCGCCCGCGCCAGGAGACGAGCGCCGCGCCGTTCGGCCGGCGAGCGAGGCTCGCCGCCGTCCTCCTCGTCCGAGCCGGCGTCCGACGCGTCCGAGCGACCCGAGTCCTTCTCGGCCGCCGCCGAGTAGCGGTCGCACGAGTCCAAGTCGGTCCGCGACAGGTCCCGCTCGTCCGTGCTGCGCGgccagaaaaaacaaaacaaaatggaagGCGTCCTCGGACGAATGGCGGCTCCGGACTCGCCGTCCGGTGTGAGCGGTCTCCGTCTCGGCTGGACGTGCGGTCCACCTGGAGCGGGAGGCTTAACCGGGCCCTCCGCTTCAAATGGACGGCACGCGGACAAAGCAATAAGAGAGACGGCGCCACGCTACGTCCGGACGGAGCCCGGACGCCTTTTGACGGATTTCCAATGGGGAAGTGGGTAGCGACTCACCTGAAGTTGCTCTCGCTGTATCGCGAGGCGCCGGCGCCTCCACTTCTGGACGGGAGCGAGAGGAAGCCGGTGACGTCGGGGTACACCGAGGCGCGGCTGCGTTGCACCACGTCGGGCGGGGCCGCGCGCCGCTCCCGCCGCGCCCACGGCTCCTCCCCTTCGGGGCCGGCCGACTCCGAATCCCAATCGTCGCCGACGTCTCGGTGCGGCCCGTCGGGATCACGCCACTTTGGTAGTGGTGCCAAAAAAGGGACGTTTTTCAAATCAAGTCGTGTACGCATACGGGCTATAGAGCGGCCAATACAATAAGTCATGGATCCACTATTTTGGGCTTAGGGGGATTTAACCCCAACCCTCTCATGCCAACGGTATCAAGGGTTAGTGTCAAGTATCGTGGCTTTTTCTTCCCTCCAAAAGTGACTCGGGTCAACATGGTAAATCTATTGCCTACCTCCGTCGAGGACGGGCCGCATCTCCACCGCGGGAAGTCGGCCTCGTCGCTCTCGGACCGGCCGGCGCCCTCGGCGAGATCGGCGGGCTCGGCGACGTCCAGCAGAGCCGCCTGAGGGCCGCACGGATTCTCCCGTCACGGTTAGAGGGAAGAAAATAGCAGAGCCCGGCCCGgtttcggcggcggcggcggcgccacgCACCTGCTCCGGCGCCAAGCCCCGTCCCCGCGACAGCTCCTCCAGCGCGCCGAGCAGAGCGCAGGCGGCCGACACGCTCCGGTAGCGGGCCTCGGCCCCGCCCTCGGCGCAGGCCTCCGTCATGCCGTCCAGGATGCTGAAAGGGCGGGCCGTTGGCCATGGATTGGATACGACGCTAAAGTGTCCGTGGAAGGAAGCCGTACTGACAGTCTGAGCAGGTCCAGGCGCGGCCACTTCTTCCCGCCGGAGAAGGAGCGCCTCTCGCCGTCGGGACGGGGGCCCGGAGCGGCCAGCTCCAGCAGCCTCTGAGGACAACCCAGCATCTGAATGcaggagagaaagaaaaaaaagaaataaaagaccGCACCCAGTGTCGCTAAGATATTGCTTCCGGCGCCTGCGGGAAAGGATGGGGTGAAAACGCAACCGGCAATCCCCAAAATTCACTGGAGTCCAAAAGAACACTCCAGTGGTGTCACATGGCTtccagtttttttgggggggtgagggTTAGGAAAGACGACGATGACTTAAGCCGCACCTCCTTCATGACGCGGATGGCTTCGGCACGCCGGCGCGGCGGCGGGTAGATGAGGATCCTGTGGTAGAGCGACTGCAAGACGGGCTTCATGGACTCCAGGCGGCCCACCAGCCGGACCAGCTCGGCGGCCGCGTAGCACACGGCGCGCGCCGCCGTCGTCCCGCCCGACGGAGGCGCCGTCTCCTTGGCGCCTGCCAAAGGCTCGGGGTTAGCCACGGGACGCGGGGCCGCTTCCCTTTACTCCGCGGTTACGGACACCCTCTTTTTGGCGTGCGGACGCCGAGACGCTCCGCTCGCTTCTTCTGGACACGTGGCCCAGAAGAAGCGGCGCACGCCAAGCGGCCGGACCGAACGGCGGCGCGGATTTGGCCGGGAAATCACCCGGACGGAGCCGCTCCCACTCGCCCGGTGCGCTTTTGTCCTCTAGCGGCTCTCCCGCGGCGGCCGCCAGCGCCGGACACAGCCGCTTCCTGTCAGGACGAGAGGCGCCATTAGCGCCGCCGTCGGCGCCAACGTTAGCGTACGTAGCACGTACCAGACCAGGTCGGTGAAGCGTCCGGACAGGTGCACGCTGGGAGGGCAGGAGCTCAGCACGGCCAAGACGCTCTCCAGGTAAAGAAGTCGCAGCATCTGCTCGTcgctgaggaaaaaaaggtgaaCCGCGTTCGAGGCCACTTTTGAGCCCGGACTAGAGCGGGCGAGACGCCAGCGACGTTAGCGACGTTAGCGACATTAGCCACTTACCGATCCAGCGACTCCAGCTTGTCGCAAAAGAGCGTCAGGACCGTCACCACCTCGTGGCAGAGCGTCTGGCTGACGGGCGACAGGTCTGAAAGCCGGCCAACAGAGGGCTCACCGACGTGACCTACCTCGGTACTCCGGCACCACGCTTTCTGCTAAAACGCTCCTTTTGCTCCAAACATTGGACTGACTTATTGTCCTTTgcaaatgttcctttttttaaaaaaaatattccccaTCGAACGCATTGCTCGCAAAAAAATAGGCTATTTGTCATCAAGGCTGTGAAAAATGGATTTGGACAGAAAGGAGAGGATTGAGTGTGTACCTTTTTTCTCCAGAGGGGGCGCAGTCAGCTCCTCCCCATCCGCTCCCTGCAGACGACAGACGTTACACGCCATCGGATATCCGCTGAGATCCCGGGAGAGCTTCGGCGGGTCGGCCGGCCACCTCCTACCTCCTGTCGCCGTCGCAGCTGCAGCGTGAGATCTCCCAAAATCTGGCCCAGGGTGGCTCGGACGGCCGTGTCCACGCTCCGTCGATGACAGCCGCGCGCGTACATCTCCGCGCAAACCtacgcgtgtgtgcgcgcgccaCACGTCAGCGGCGCGCTCCCCCGGCGACGGGGCCGAGCGACGCGCTACCTGGGCCACGCGTAGGACGGAGTCCGCGTTGGCCTCGAAGGAGGGCGAGTACGTCAAGCACAGGAGGACCTGTCGGAGAAGACGGCCAATCCATGGCGAGTGGTCCCAAATGGGGTTAGGATTGGCCAGCCTTACCTTCATGACCTCCACTTGCAGGTCCTCGTGCAGCTCCGGCGCCGCGCGCAACGCCGCCAGCACCTGACTCAGCGGCCGCCTCTCTGCGGGCTCCGCCTCCTCGCCGGCCCCGCCCGCCAAGCCGTCCTCGCACAGCAGCGTCTGCCAAAAAGAGGCAGCGGCGGCGTCACGGCAAAGCCGTCGAGCCGGGTCGAGCCGGGtcgggccgggccgggccgggcctCCGCACCTGCATGCCGCTCAGCGCCGTCTGAGCCAGCTTGAGGTTTTTGGACTCTAGCGCCACCTGAAGGGGAAGGAGACAACGCGCCCTGCCAACGggccgacgacgacgacgacgacttgAAAGGTCTTGCGACACGCTCTTCACCGGCGGACGTCCGATGCTTTTCCAGTTCTTACCGCAACTCCGACGGGGAGAGGAGGCCCGCCGCCTTCCGGGACTGCAGACTTTCTAGGGAGAGAGCAGGGAGAAGGGCTTAGggtcaaatgatgaaaatatcgtCCGCCGCCAAAACACGCCACCGCCCTGGCCTTGGGGAAAGCGGACTAAAGTTTCTCTTTGGGTCTACACTTGACGGAGCCCCGCGTGGCCTCCACTCGTCGCGGAAGGTGGCGGATGGTGGCGGggacggcggtggcggcgtgGACGACGGCCGAGACCCACCGCGGGCGTGTGCGCAGGCGTCGCGGAGGCTCTTGTGCTTGTGTCCGGCCGCGTCTCGCTGGATCTTCCGCAGGACATCCTCCATGCTGGTCCGCCAAAGGCTCTATCGcaagacaaccatgcactttTTATACACACATGCTCAATATTTAGCTATCTATTTATCTCAGGATTCGTGATTAATGGAggactggggggggggggggcgttgctctgttgtttttcttcaaactAGCGCAAATAGGAAGCTGTATTTCCAGCCTCCAGGAATTGTCCATTTAGTCGCTACGTTGTGTTCATAGGTTCATAGTTCCAAAAAAATCAAGTCACCCCAGACTGCTCTGCTGTGCTCTGCCCTGGCCTGGCAATTTCATTTGGTTGTACGTACGTCTTAGGAGGACAATGAGGAGGATACCAATCTATCCAATTCTAGATGTGTTGATGCGTTGAACTAACTGCCTAGTCCCCAAAAATCGAGGGCGAGGGTTTTTTTGTCCTATTCATCTCGAACGACATTTGCCGTTggcattgcaaaaaaaactagGAATAAGGAGTATACTAAATTAGCGGGGAAAATGACTCACCTCGGGTGGGCTGTCTCGATCAAGAGAGGCCACTGCTTTAAGATGGCCGCCGCCCACGAACGTCGCCGATTCGGACTTTGCCCATTTCTAGCATTTCGTACGCTATCAAAGTCCAGATCAATATTCGTGTTTTCGTCCGCGCTCGCTTCGCAAATAAACGTGTCGAAATGTTCGCATCCGGgacgagggggggaaaaagagcAGGTGTCGATGCAAAATCGAGGATGgagcgggcgggcgagcggGGCGTATTCTAACATCCGcctttcttcctcttcttcttcttcttcttctgcttccTGCTTACGGTAGACTTGCACACAGGATAGCGGATTGCTGCCTCTGCCTGGAGGTAGCGTGTCACGTCAGGGAAATACGTTCAGAAGAAGTCTTTCTTTTTCCAATACGTAGTAtacggcaggggtcgggaacctttttgacggagagagccataaacaattgaattcatattttcaaatgttattccttgagagccatactcaaaatgtaaaaggaaaaatacactaaaatgtgtgctatttgtagtaatgtcaccacttttaaagtacaaacgttctcagatcttttgacaacattgtcgcgctgttgctaatcaatgctaatcaatgggagtatgcatcCAGAAGAATCtcaaaatgtttaaagccgcactagaagtagtgtcggcgccacaatgatcacataacgctcctactgatgcattcaggactgagctctcaacagcggttaccatattttacttcacatttttgcggagagccgtatgcacctatcaaaagagccacatatggctcccgagccattggTTCTCTACCCCTGGTATACGGGTTAAGGTTCAGCCTAACTCTAACCCTCTTTCTCGCTCCAAAAATCGGGCTGGccgcacttgttttttttttttttttttggggggggggtgcttttCCAAAGCTAATGATTAACATGCTCAAAGGTTCAACAAACCACCGGCGGAGACACTTTGTCCAGCGGCgagcgtgcgcgtgcgtgcgcgtaGGCCGGGGCCCATAAATAGGGGGCCCGATTATTGGGTTAAGGTCAGCTGCTTTTCCTGAACGTCGGCGGCCATGAAGATCTTCCTGCTCCTGCTGATGCTCCTCTTGCCCGTCTGCTCAGGTTCGGCCGGCCGCCCGTTTGCTCGTCGATCGCCGATCGCCCGCGCCTTTTTCCCTTTCCCAATAATAGGGGCCAAAAGTATACGTCGCTCGGTCAACGGTTGAGCCGGTTATTGTCGGATTTGTTTGCTTGCCCCGATGGCTTTTTGGTGCCAAAATCTAGCGAGCACGCCTCGTCTGTGCTTCAGCGGCCGACTCCATCCGCTGTCACGGCGAAGACCACCTGATGGTGCGCGACATGATCCTGACGTGCGACACCAGCCGCCAACGGCAGTCCTGCTACACCCGAGGTGGGCGGGCGCTCGCCGGGAGCCGCCGGCCGCCGGCCGCCGGCCGCCGGGCCTCTTGACTTTGGCCTCTGACGGCCCACGGCCGCCACCCGTCCTCCGACCGCCAACCGGCCTCTTGACCATGGCCTTCTTCCTTTGACAGAAAACGGTGAGAAAGGCTGCATTGCCGAGGAGAACTGCTCGCGGCCCGGGACGCGCTGCTGCGCCACCGACCTCTGCAACAACTGAGCGAGCGCCTCCGGGCCAATAAACGTGGATTCATCTCACCCGCTGTCTGCCTTATTTTTTCCTCGTCTTTGGGAGGTGTAGAATTTGGACTCATCCACTGCATCGGGTTAGGGGCGTAGGCTTGAGGTTGGAGGGAGGACGAGACCTACGGCTCCGCCTCTTGCCCAAATTCCAGCCGCGGCCGATAAGCGGCGTGGTGCAAAATCAGATGGGCAACCTCCCTGTCTTCTTCCGTGTCGTAGTCATTCATCCTGGCCAAAAGCCGCGAGTGGCGGCCTTTTCtcccatccgtccgtccgtcagtCCGTTGACTTCTCCCAAAGAAGGTCGAGGCCGCTCAGGAGATGGAAATTTGCCcgtttagtacagtggtacctttacatacgagcagctcgaaATACGAGGaacatttcaagcaaataatgatctctagatacgagaaaaatttggagatgcgagaaagccaggtggccaagacatgagaggctcttTAGGTaaaaaacaaaggtaaaaaacattcaaacaaaattagaattcagttttgtggaaagttacattaaatgtatgcttgagtgtgtctgtatatattaatccaagtgaatttaaatgtgtttgttctgttacgagtacgttgccgtggaaagaaatacaaactgcgaatgactatttagtcatacttaatgccctattaattattaggctaaagaaaagctccaaatttcccggacttgtattgttttttgttggagaacttgttcagaccctgactgactgacgtcgcttcttaaagggacaacgcacgtacatacaaagtcttctacactcacacgtcggctcagtgaaagtgctcatggccattgttggcttttattcatgcgtagaccgtgttcttttaccttgttttgtcaccggtcttttggtcgtcggtcttttggtcgctggtcttttggtcgccccgaccgcaacaacgggcgaccaaaagaccggcaaccaatcgccCGCACACGGGTTGTGCACCCAAAGGAAGGGTGTCGTTCAGGAGCACTGggacttttttttgcttcaagatctacttttcaaggagcccaCCTCCCGCCATCTACTTGGTAGTCCGGGTTGCAATTCAGGGCTGGGCATAGCGCTCCCCGGAGGGCCGCCACGGTCGGGTGGCTGCACCTTTTCCTTCCAGCGCCGACGCAGAGTGGAAGCAACGGGGGGGAGGGGTCCGGGGTGCTGCA
Above is a window of Stigmatopora argus isolate UIUO_Sarg chromosome 11, RoL_Sarg_1.0, whole genome shotgun sequence DNA encoding:
- the arfgef3 gene encoding brefeldin A-inhibited guanine nucleotide-exchange protein 3 translates to MEDVLRKIQRDAAGHKHKSLRDACAHARESLQSRKAAGLLSPSELRARCLLPLQVALESKNLKLAQTALSGMQTLLCEDGLAGGAGEEAEPAERRPLSQVLAALRAAPELHEDLQVEVMKVLLCLTYSPSFEANADSVLRVAQVCAEMYARGCHRRSVDTAVRATLGQILGDLTLQLRRRQEGADGEELTAPPLEKKDLSPVSQTLCHEVVTVLTLFCDKLESLDRDEQMLRLLYLESVLAVLSSCPPSVHLSGRFTDLVWKRLCPALAAAAGEPLEDKSAPGEWERLRPGAKETAPPSGGTTAARAVCYAAAELVRLVGRLESMKPVLQSLYHRILIYPPPRRRAEAIRVMKEMLGCPQRLLELAAPGPRPDGERRSFSGGKKWPRLDLLRLILDGMTEACAEGGAEARYRSVSAACALLGALEELSRGRGLAPEQAALLDVAEPADLAEGAGRSESDEADFPRWRCGPSSTEWRDPDGPHRDVGDDWDSESAGPEGEEPWARRERRAAPPDVVQRSRASVYPDVTGFLSLPSRSGGAGASRYSESNFSTDERDLSRTDLDSCDRYSAAAEKDSGRSDASDAGSDEEDGGEPRSPAERRGARLLARALAALLPRLLAPDAAAAAQVDRHLLDFAHAFCSGVGEAPFGPGRPADAEAVYLLTFSALLLNLKLRDCDFYRRGVLPPALGPEEFARGIQSAGASVSAAWTEELHRQLLERDLLGQAGYREATAAPPPLVAMLMDTDAPGGGGARATVNSRRSSGEDDDDDDDVVAAGAAFSRFLLTGLWSELTEVLSAPLTAPAAGGGGGRSSPSRRERDAVYLSLDGLRRAAALSRDLGVAGNCASALARMAAASCAREEPEARGKQRPERTSAPAGVRLHAAHVLCMEAVLDVGSEMGAHHHQCWTHVFRVTEYISSLEHAHFGDGEPRAEGRAPDPAPSVRDRPEGGSLLRGPAAARAACALSARADRLLEDAALQRNLPSLLGFLQQLRKASRRQLLGCVDHGEDLRPAAPGRAAPGRPPPSERGPARTAPGTPFPARANDDARAGGAALTSGHPHLFRLGEATLRIVRDGDRPLLHKMRAWSVVAPHLVEAACHGERQVSRKAVSLIHDVLTEVLNGPGEPPGFRYNEALFRPLEHIMQLEACDDDVQDQVVTSIGQLVEACSPAIRSGWRPLFSALGNVRGGAKEYRADGRRPPVFDVFEAFVGTDDVQVFANAAADYVACLVKFVKGWGEPDGEAKAEVEEEEGEGDEEEKEEAGGGGGSGSGGSLDLCLPALDYLRRCSQLLARIYQMPSKPVFLGAQLAGRRGEDAVAPDFDDDGTGPIQVWSLLLERLAAAASDCPRRHQPPALETLFGLLRETAVVPGPLFAIWALARLLLPVASLWLRRVGGGGGARGPARRDGAADFKHAIGLCCELAVEHVRNFADADEGCDFWIDAMLKELFRLLVACVSQASETVSRAGCSCIRYVLVTAGPVFTEEMWRLACHALREAFSVTLRPVKALLASFHSGTDRMCGDACQVKMAAPSPSARAEAECRRIRALARQVFVSDGQVSPKTPDNEDGFEQAQSCVLIVEAVPDPRAQTPPYDSIPFRDVVVSLLSHQVLLRNLEDILLEEEAGPERRDGRRLEAAGFLPHLSAANLSVVLDLLLDSYRTARDFDARPGLKYLLMKVSGLGGAANLYRQATAGLRLYSRALLRAVAARADGLTAQQVVAAVSEDRERERDWSSDSSRPGSPSEEDEDIFEETAQVSPPRTRRRRHRWRTPSSPSAGPACERAQLLGRLRRLSAEVCAAEPEDPAVMSEASALAEGAFGGSGEPGRVQSGARPLRSAEGRRGRHVDEDEARARAQAWSEAAAALLTEVLRLPDAAFVALQPALYPDLCRLACRAGDAPLRRALRDWLARVGTLYRIVA
- the LOC144084975 gene encoding uncharacterized protein LOC144084975 translates to MKIFLLLLMLLLPVCSAADSIRCHGEDHLMVRDMILTCDTSRQRQSCYTRENGEKGCIAEENCSRPGTRCCATDLCNN